In one window of Armatimonadota bacterium DNA:
- a CDS encoding IS6 family transposase, giving the protein MAKKNPFRYFKTSPEIIRLAVMMYVRFPLSLRNVEDLLHERGIEISHETVRFWWNRFGPMFAAEIRRKRIEKMRAFSNWRWHVDEVFVKINGERHYLWRAVDHEGEVLEVFVSKRRDRRAALKFLKKSMRRYGRPAAIVTDRLRSYGAALREIGGSDLQVTGRWLNNRAE; this is encoded by the coding sequence AGACCTCCCCCGAAATCATCCGCCTGGCGGTGATGATGTATGTCCGGTTCCCGCTGTCGCTGCGGAATGTCGAGGACCTGCTGCACGAGCGCGGCATCGAGATCAGCCATGAGACGGTCCGGTTCTGGTGGAATCGGTTCGGCCCGATGTTCGCCGCTGAGATCCGTCGCAAGCGCATCGAAAAGATGCGAGCATTCTCCAACTGGCGATGGCATGTCGACGAGGTCTTTGTGAAGATCAACGGCGAACGCCATTACCTCTGGCGTGCCGTCGATCACGAAGGCGAAGTGCTCGAGGTCTTTGTCTCGAAGAGGCGAGACCGCAGGGCGGCACTTAAGTTCCTGAAGAAATCAATGCGCCGCTATGGCCGTCCGGCGGCCATCGTCACTGACCGGCTCAGGTCCTACGGTGCGGCGCTGCGCGAGATCGGCGGCTCCGATCTTCAGGTCACAGGGCGTTGGTTAAATAATCGCGCGGAG